AGCGCCAGCAAGCGGCTGCTGGATGAACGCCAGCCGTTAGACGGGTTCAGCAATGACATAGCCCGAGCCTCGCACGGTTCGAATCAGCGGGGTCATGCCGGGTGGATCGAGTTTCTTGCGCAAGCGACCGATGTGGACGTCGATCAGGTTGGTGCCCGGATCGAAGTGATAACCCCAGACTTCTTCGAAGATCATCATCCGGGTGATGATCTGCCCGCTGTTGCGCATCATGAATTCCAGCAGCTTGTACTCGGTGGGCAGCAACGTCAGCGGCTGCTTGCCGCGACTGGCTTCGCGCTTGATCAGGTTCAGCTCAAGATCGGCGACCCGCAGCACGGTTTCCGAGGCCGCCACCGGATTACGTCGGCGCAGCAGGACTTCAACGCGCGCGGCCATTTCGTCGGAGGCAAAGGGTTTGGCCAGGTAATCATCGCCACCGGCACGCAGGCCGCGTACCCGTTCGTCCACATCGGAAAGGGCGCTGATCATCAGGATCGGGGTATAGATGCCTTGAGCGCGCAAGGTGGTGACAATCGCCAGGCCGTCGACTTCCGGCAGCATGCGATCCAGGGTGATCAGGTCATAGTCACCGCTGACCGCCCGCGCCAGGCCTTCGCGGCCATTGTCGACCCAGTCCACGTCAAGTCCGTGGCTGCTCAGTTCGGCAACGATTTCCTGTGCCGTGACGGCGTCGTCTTCGATGGTCAGAATTCGGGTCATGTTGCCTGCCTGAAAGGGTTACGGCCAAAGCCGTATTCTGCCTGCAAACCCGGGCCCGGTTTCTGAAAAGATTTTCATGTGCCGGGCCTGTCCTTCTGAACGTTAACCGGCAGCCTGATCCTGCTCATCCTGCTGCTTCTTGGCCAGCGCCCTGGCTTTGCGGTCGCGTTCCATTTTCGCGGTGGTGTCGTTCTCGCTGCGGATCTGCGCATGGCTGATCAGGGCGAAGATAAAGCTGCCGCCGATGATATTGCCCGCCAGAGTTGGCCCGGCAAATACCAGCCAGAAGTCATGCCAGGACAGCTCGCCGGCGAACACCAGATACCCGGCTTCAGCGGAACCCACCACGATGTGGGTGAAGTCGCCCAGGGCCATCAGGTAAGTGATGAGAATGATGATCCAGATCTTCGCCGACTCCATGGAAGCAATCATCCATACCATAGTGGCGATCATCCAGCCGGACACGATGCCTTTGGAAAACATGTGCGTGACGTCGTTTTCCATGACCTTGCGGCCGATTTCCAGAAAGGCTTCGTCGGTCTTGGTATCGAAAATCGGCAAATGCAGCATCACGTAGGCAACCAGCAGTGTGCCGCACAGATTGCCCACCAGCACCACGCCCCACAATCGCAGCAAGCGCCCGAAATTGGCCAGCGTCGGTTTGCTCATCACTGGCAGTACCGCCGTGATGGTGTTTTCAGTGAACAGTTGCTGACGGGCCAGAATCACCGCGAGGAACCCGGCGCAATAACCCAGGCTGGCAATCACGTGACTGGCCTCGACATCCGCCAACCGGGATTTGAACAAACCCATGGCCATCAGCGACAGGCCCATGGTCAGGCCCGCAGCCAGTGCCGACCACCAGAGCGCGGCAACGCTGCGCTCCAGTTCGTGATCGCCCTGGATACGGATAGTCTCGTGGAGTACCGCTGCGCGGGGCGGCTGGTTTTTATCGACTTCGCGCTCTTCTTCAGCGGACAGACCCGGGGTCTTGCCTTCTGTGTGCTCTTGCATACGACTTCCTTGGTGCTAATGGGGCTAGACGCGGGTAGGGCACAGACAGATGAATGCTGCGCCGGGCTGCTGGTTAAGACACAATTCACCGCCCATCGTTCGACCCTGAACGATGCCCAATCCATAAAAAGGAGAACTGTTTTGACCCTCGAAATCCGCGAAGCGACCCGGGCCGATGCCAAGGTCATTCTGGGCTTTATCACTGAACTGGCGATTTACGAAAAAGCCGAGCACGAAGTGCTGACCAGCGTGACGGAGATCGAGCGTAGCCTGTTCGACGAGCCATCCCCGGCCAAGGCGTTGATCTGCCTGCTGGACGATGAACCCATCGGCTTTGCTGTGTATTTCCTCAGTTATTCCACCTGGCTGGGCCGCAAGGGGTTGTATCTGGAGGACCTGTTTGTCTCTGCGCAACATCGCGGCGTCGGTGCAGGCAAGGCGCTGTTGCGGCAGCTGGCCAGAATCGCTTACGACAGCGGCTGCGGGCGCTTCGAGTGGAGTGTGCTGGACTGGAATCAACCGGCCATCGACTTCTATAAATCCATCGGCGCACAGCCGCAGGATGAGTGGGTGCGCTATCGCCTTGAAGGCGAGACGTTGAAGCGTTTTGCGTTGGGTTGAGTGGCAACGCACAACCTTTTGTAGGAGCGAGCTTGCTCGCGAAGGCGGATGATCATGCTGAATCTTTCGAACCTGAAATACCGCCTTCGCAAGCAAGCTTGCTCCCACAGGTTTTGCATCTGCTAATTCAGCAACTCGCTGCTATCAATGCGCGTCACACCCGCTGCGAGCATGTCCTGCCAGGCTTTGTCGAGGGAACCATTCATGTCGATGGCGCGGCAGGCGTCTTCGATGACTACCGTGGTAAAGCCTGCGGCCCGTGCGTCCAGTGCTGACCAGGCCACGCAAAAATCCAGGGCGAGGCCGACCACGAAGACACTCTGCACGCCGCGTTCCTTCAAGTAACTAGCCAGACCTGTCGGTGTGCTGCGGTCGGCTTCGAGAAAGGCCGAATAGCTGTCGATATGCGGGTTGCAGCCCTTGCGCAGGATCAACTGCGCGTGAGGCAGGTCGAGATCCGCGTGTAATAGCGCGCCATGATTGCCCTGCACGCAATGGTCCGGCCACAGGGTTTGCGCGCCGTAGGGCAGGGTGGTGCTTTCGAAAGGCAGGCGGCCGGGGTGGCTGGAAGCGAACGAAATGTGCCCGGACGGGTGCCAGTCCTGAGTGATGACCACGCCGCGAAATTGCTCGCCCAGACGATTGATCAGCGGCACCAGCGCATCGCCATCGGCAACCGCCAACGCGCCGCCGGGCATGAAGTCATATTGCATGTCGATGACCAGCAGGACGCTGTCGAGGTCGAATCGAGACTGGGTCATGGTGAAGCTCCTTGGTAATCGTCACAATTTGTGGGAGCGAGGCTTGCCCGCGAAGAGGTCGGGACATTCACAGTATCTTCCTGAACTGGAAAATCGCCTTCGCGGGCAAGCCCTGCTCCAACAGGGTCTGAGGTATCAGGCAAACACCCGAATCGGCTCCCCGGCATCCCAGGCCTGGATATCCTCGATCATCTGACTGAAGAACGTGCGGTAGTTATTTTCGGTCACGTAGCCGATGTGCGGGGTGGCGAGCACATTGTCCAGGGTGCGGAACGGGTGCTCGGCGGGCAGCGGTTCGATGGCGAACACATCCAGCGCGGCACCGGCGATACGGCGTTGTTGCAGGGTTTCAATCAATGCTGCCTCGTCGACAATCGGCCCGCGCGCGGTGTTGATCAGGTAGGCGCCGGGCTTCATCCAGCTCAAGGCCTGCGCATCCACCAGCCCGCGACTGCGATCGCTGAGGACCAGATGCACCGAAAGCACGTCGGACTGTTCGAACAATTGCTGCTTGCTGACATAGGTCACGCCGGATTCGGCAGCCGCTTCGGCCGTGAGGTTTTCGCTCCAGGCAATCACCTGCATGCCGAACGCCTGGCCGTAGCGGGCGATCCACTTGCCGATGCTGCCCAGGCCGAGGATGCCCAGCGTCTTGCCATGCAGGTCGCTGCCCAGGCCGATTTGCCACTGGCCGCTGCGCAGGGAATTGGCTTCATCCACCAGATTGCGGGTGATGCCCATGATCAACGCCCAGGTCAGTTCCGGGGCAGCATGTTTGTAGCTGTCGGTGCCGCACACCTGGATGCCGAGCTTGCCGGCCGCCTTGACGTCAATCGCAGCGTTGCGCATACCGCCGGTGACCAGCAATTTCAGGTGCGGCAGCTGGCTGAGCAGGGCTTCATCGAAGATGCTGCGTTCGCGCATCACGCAAATGACATCGAATGCCTGCAAACGCGCGGCCATGCTGTCCGTGTCGGTCGGGAATTCGTGGAGGAAAGTGACTTCGCCAATGCTGTTCAATACCGACCAGTCCACGACGTCGCTGGCCACCGACTGCCAGTCATCGAGTACCGCAATTCTCGCGGGAGAGCGTTGAGTCATTTGGTGATCGCCTCGCTAAAGCAAAGGAAAGGTTTTTAGGGTTGTGCGCTTACCTTACCGCCGACCGCCGGCGCGGGAAACAAGATGTTGCGCCGAGCGACTCTTTAGCCCGTTAGCGGCTCAGCCAAACAGTCCGGCAGCAATATTGATGGAAAAACCGAGAATCGCCGTATTGAAGACGAAGCCGATCAGGCATTGAGACAACACAGTCTTGCGCAGCCCATGGGTCGCCACGCCTACGTCGGAAGTCTGCACCGCCACGCTGAGGGTGAAGGAGAAATACAGGAAGTCCCAATAATCCGGATGCAATTCGCCGTCGGCGAAGCGCAACGCCGGTTCCTTACCTTTCCAGGTGTAGAACAGCCGTGCGTAATGCAGGCTGAAAATCACCCCGGTGACCAGCCACGAACCGACAATGGTCAAACCAGTGAACGCGTAGTGCATGGCGCGGGCGTCAGCGGTCATCTCCTTGCTGCCGGCCAGCTCCAGGGTAATTGCTGCGAGGCTGGCCAGAGCGGCAATGCATACGGTGAACAGCACCTGACTGGCGTTTTCGTCTTCGATCAGGGAAATCCGCTCGACGTCTTCGGCATTGGTGCGAAAGGTGCGCAGCATGATCAGCCCCAAATAAATCCACACCCCAACGTTCCAGGCGATCAGGCATTTAGTGGTCAGGGAAATGTCCGGCGTAAGGATCGCCGACGCGAAACCGCTGATCAGGCCCAGGCCTGCGGCGATGCTCAAACGAGGGTGAGTGTGAGCGATATGGGACATGGCAGGGCATCGAGACGAAAGGTTCGCAAACCTTAGCACGGCCGTTGCGTGGTTATAAAAAGACGGCGCGCAAGGGGGTTGCGCGCCGCGTGCCAGCTTGGCAAATTTTTGATAAAAGGGCGCGCCCCGGTTTCGCGCGACAAACATCCGGTTCCGTAGGAACGGGGTGGGGTTATTTATGGAATCAACGCACCAGGCACGGCTGCTTGTTATTGAATTTCCAGTCCGGAATCAGGAACTGCATGGCCACGCTGTCGTCTCGTGCGCCGAGGCCCATGCCTTTATAGAGTTCGTGGGCCTTGTGCACCTGATCCATGTCCAATTCGACGCCCAGGCCGGGTTTTTTCGGCACCTGCACGCAGCCGCCGACGATCTGCAACGGCGCTTTGGTCAGGCGCTGGCCGTCCTGCCAGATCCAGTGGGTGTCGATAGCGGTGATATTGCCCGGTGCCGCCGCCGCCACGTGGGTGAACATTGCCAGGGAAATATCGAAGTGATTGTTGGAGTGCGAGCCCCAGGTCAGGCCCCATTCGTTGCACATCTGCGCAACACGGACCGAACCCTGCATGGTCCAGAAGTGCGGGTCGGCCAGTGGAATATCCACCGATTGCAGCTGAATCGCGTGGCCCATTTCCCGCCAGTCGGTGGCGATCATGTTGGTCGCTGTCTTCAGGCCCGTTGCCCGGCGGAATTCAGCCATGACTTCACGACCCGAATAGCCGTTTTCCGCGCCGCAGGGGTCTTCGGCATAAGCCAGCACGTGATGCTGATCCCGGCATAGGCGAATCGCTTCTTTCAGCGACCATGCGCCATTCGGATCAAGGGTGATGCGCGCCTCGGGGAAGCGTTCGGCCAGTGCGGTAACCGCCTGGATTTCGTCGTCGCCGCTGAGCACGCCGCCCTTGAGCTTGAAGTCCTGGAAGCCATAGCGCTGATGCGCGGCTTCGGCCAGACGCACCACGGCATCGGCGGTCAGGGCTTTTTCGTGACGTAGACGGAACCAGTCGTTATCGGCATCAGGCTCGCCGCGATAGGCCAGATCCGTCTGGTTGCGGTCGCCGACGTAGAACAGATAACCGAGCATTTTCACTTCGTCGCGTTGCTGACCTTCGCCCAGCAAGGCGGCGACCGGAACGTCCAGATATTGACCCAGCAGGTCGAGCAGGGCGGCTTCGATACCGGTAACCGCATGAATCGTCACGCGCAGGTCGAAAGTCTGCTGGCCACGACCGCCGGCATCGCGCTCGGCGAAAGCCTGGCGCACAGAGTTGAGGATTTTCTGATAGTTGCCGATGGTGCTGCCGACCACCAGTTGCCGAGCGTCTTCCAGAGTCTGACGAATGCGTTCGCCGCCGGGCACTTCGCCGACACCGGTGTGCCCGGCGTTGTCCTTGAGAATCACGATATTGCGGGTGAAAAACGGCCCGTGGGCACCGCTCAGATTGAGCAGCATGCCATCGTGACCGGCCACTGGAATCACTTGCATGCTGGTGATGACAGGTGCTTTGTTGACGGTCTGGTTGTTCAGCGTATTCATGTTTGAGTCCTTAAAAGTCGTGGCGCACGATCAGTAGTGGGCAGCCGGTGCCAGATGGGTCACAGGTGCGGCTTGGGTAACCTTGGGCGTATTGCGCGATGACCATGCGTCCTGTTCCTCGCGGGCCTTACCGCGCTCGACGCCCGGCAGCCCGCGGGTGAAGTGATAGATAGCGCCAGAGACGAATACGGCTAAAGTGACGTCGAGCAGCAAGCGCAGGAGATAGAAGTGGGTTTCGTTCTGGATGAACGCCATGCAGGCGGCGACGGTGCCCCAGGTGAGCATGATGCGCGTCAGCCAGATACGGGCGCCGACTTTTTGCAGGAGGATATTGGAAGGGACTTCGAACAGCGCGTAACCGATGAAGAACAGTCCGGCACCAAATCCGTAGGCGGCGGCACCGATGCCCAGATCGTGTTCCATGTGCGAACGCACGAAGCCGATGTTCACCCGGTCGATGTAATTGACGATAAACATGATGACGAACAGTGGCAGGACATGACGCTTTACTTTCGATACCGCCGAAAGCAAAGCCGAATCCGCGCCGTCACTCACCCTGGTATTGGATGTGTTCACAGGTGAATCTCCCACTCGTTATTTTTATGCGGGTTATGGGAAAACTAGGTTGCTTGGGTTGATAGACATCATACAAGTAAAGACTTGTGACGCAAGGGGTCATCGATTCGGTTTGTCAGATATTTTTGCTGGCAAGGGACGGGTAGTCACAGGTGGGTCGCTAGAATTACCGCTTTATGCCTGCTTCCATTGGCGTTGCTGGTGGTTGACGGGCTGATTGACGACTCGGCAAAAAAAATTCATCAAGCGGCTTTTGGGCGTTTTTACGGCGGGTTGATGATTTGTTACTTATCATACAAGCTAGACAAGTCAGCTTGCGTCGCTAGCTCGTCAGACAAGTGCGCAGTAGTATGTCCTTCAAGCCCATTCCCCGATTTCCGTGTCCAGGACATCTCTTTTCATGCAAGAGCCTATTCGGCCGATTCCCAAGCGCCGGCAACATAATCTGGCCACCGATCTGGTCACCGATCTGAGCCAGCGCATTCTTCTTGGCAAGATTCCGCCCGGTCACAAGCTGCCTTCGGAAAGCGAAATCGTCCGCGAGCACGGGGTCAGCCGCACTGTGGTGCGCGAAGCGATATCGAAATTGCAGGCATCCGGGCTGGTGGAAACCCATCACGGTGTCGGCACGTTCGTCCTGGAGCGCAGTGATCACACCGGACTGCGCCTGAAAGTCGAAACCGCAGCGAGCGTGCGCGACATCATCGAACTGCGGATCGGCCTGGAAACCCAGGCGGTCGCCTTGGCGGCGTTGCGCCGCACGGACGAGCAACTGGCCGCCATGCGCCAGGCGCTGGATGATTATCAGGATCTGCTGGCCAAGGAAGACAGCTGCGTGGAGGCGGACAAACGCTTTCATATGCTGATCGCCGAAGCGACCGGCAATCCGTACTTCGCCGAGATCATGCAGCACCTGGGCAGCGCGATCATTCCCCGCAGCCGCATCGCCTCCAGCGAACGCGCGGGCGCCAATCTGGCCCGTCATGGCTATCTGGCCAATCTTGAACATGAAGCGCTGCTGAGCGCCATCCGTCGCCAGGACCCGGACGCCGCCCGCGCGGCCATGTGGACCCACCTGAGCAACAGCCGCGAAAGGCTCGCGCCGCTGGAGTGAAAGCGGACGCTGGCGGCTGGGCTTTTGTAGGACCGGATTCATCCGGGAAGGCGTCGGTGATGCTGCCGATTATTCAGTGCCTCAGCCAGCCTCTTCTGGGCAAGATAAGGGATTCTCCGCTGAAGAAGGTGCATCGATAGAGCGGCGCAAGCTGTGACAGGTGCAACGTAATGCATGCGGTGCCAGCACGTTGCCATGTCAATCGCACTCGCATCCAGAATCAGGCAGACTCAATGCTCAAATAAAAACCAGCGGCACCTGTATGCACATCATCCTTAGTTCTTCGTCGGGAGCCCGCCATGTTCGCCCTTGATCATTCGCTGGCGCAGGACATCGTCGACCGGGCCATGGCCATTTTGCCGTGCAACGTCAACGTCATGGATTATCTGGGCATCATCATCGGCAGCGGCGACGCCGGGCGTTTGTATACCCGGCATGAAGGTGCGCAATTGGTGCTGGCCAACCATCGCGTCGTGGAAATCGACGCCAGCACCGCGCAGCAACTGGATGGCGTCAAGCCAGGCGTGAACCTGCCGTTGATGCTCGATCAGAAACTGGTCGGCGTGCTCGGTATCACCGGCGAACCGGAGCAGGTCCGGGTCTACGCCGAATTGGTGAAAATGACCGCCGAGATGCTCATGGAGCATCGCCGTCAGCAGGCCGATCAGCAGTGGCGCCATCAGCGCAGCGAGGATTTGCTGTCACGCCTGCTGCTGGCCGAGTGTCCGGAATATTTGGTGGACGAGGCGCAGCAGCTAGGCCTGCAACCCGCTCTGCCGCGCCAGGTGGTGGTGATCGAACTGGCCGGACCCGCCAGCGATGCTGGCAAAGTCGTGGCCTGGCTCAATGGTCGTTATGCCAATAGCTGGTGCCTGGCTCGCGAACCGATGCTGATCCATTGGTGTCGGGCCATGGGCAAGGATCGCGACGACGCCTTGCTGCTGGAGCAATTCGACGAGCAAGGCTGGCAGGTGCTGCGCATGGCGACCGTCGAGCAATCACCTGATTTGCCAAGCTTGCGGCATGCGGTCGCCGCCGCCCGGGATTTACTGGATTACGCCCGTGAGGTTCAGCCGCAGCAACGTTTGTTGCGTCTGGCAGCGTATCGCCTGCCGGTATTGTTCTGGCGTTATCGGCATGACTGGCTGGCGGCGCAGGTCGCCCAGCCGATTGCGCGTTTGCACAGCCACGCTCAACTGCTGGAAACCCTGCGCAGCTGGTTCGACTACAGCGGCGAAAGCCAGGCCTGCGCCGATGTCCTCGGCATCCACCGCAACAGCTTGCGTTATCGTCTGGAAAAAATTGCCGAGCTGAGCGGCTGCGATCCTTATCGCACCGACGATCTGCTGCGCCTGTATCTGGGTCTGCACATGACGCCGCGCGCTGCGCTTTGTTCAAATGACCAATAGGCTGCCGTTTGCTTGGTGCGCAGGGCGCGAGGCATATCCCGCCTAGGATGAGAACATCGCGACACTGCGTTTACGGAGAACAACAACATGAAAATCGTCATCGCCCCCGATTCCTTCAAGGACAGTCTGAGTGCCCAGGGTGTCGCCGATGCCATTGCCAGCGGGCTGGCCGAAGTGTGGCCCGACGCCGAGCTGATCAAGTGTCCGATGGCCGATGGCGGCGAGGGCACCATCGAGGCGGTCCTCGCTGCGTGTGACGGCGAGCTGATGAGCGCCGAGGTCAGCGGGCCGCTGGGTCAGCCGGTTGTTGCCCATTGG
This genomic window from Pseudomonas sp. G.S.17 contains:
- a CDS encoding response regulator transcription factor; the protein is MTRILTIEDDAVTAQEIVAELSSHGLDVDWVDNGREGLARAVSGDYDLITLDRMLPEVDGLAIVTTLRAQGIYTPILMISALSDVDERVRGLRAGGDDYLAKPFASDEMAARVEVLLRRRNPVAASETVLRVADLELNLIKREASRGKQPLTLLPTEYKLLEFMMRNSGQIITRMMIFEEVWGYHFDPGTNLIDVHIGRLRKKLDPPGMTPLIRTVRGSGYVIAEPV
- a CDS encoding formate/nitrite transporter family protein — its product is MQEHTEGKTPGLSAEEEREVDKNQPPRAAVLHETIRIQGDHELERSVAALWWSALAAGLTMGLSLMAMGLFKSRLADVEASHVIASLGYCAGFLAVILARQQLFTENTITAVLPVMSKPTLANFGRLLRLWGVVLVGNLCGTLLVAYVMLHLPIFDTKTDEAFLEIGRKVMENDVTHMFSKGIVSGWMIATMVWMIASMESAKIWIIILITYLMALGDFTHIVVGSAEAGYLVFAGELSWHDFWLVFAGPTLAGNIIGGSFIFALISHAQIRSENDTTAKMERDRKARALAKKQQDEQDQAAG
- a CDS encoding GNAT family N-acetyltransferase, whose product is MTLEIREATRADAKVILGFITELAIYEKAEHEVLTSVTEIERSLFDEPSPAKALICLLDDEPIGFAVYFLSYSTWLGRKGLYLEDLFVSAQHRGVGAGKALLRQLARIAYDSGCGRFEWSVLDWNQPAIDFYKSIGAQPQDEWVRYRLEGETLKRFALG
- the pncA gene encoding bifunctional nicotinamidase/pyrazinamidase; protein product: MTQSRFDLDSVLLVIDMQYDFMPGGALAVADGDALVPLINRLGEQFRGVVITQDWHPSGHISFASSHPGRLPFESTTLPYGAQTLWPDHCVQGNHGALLHADLDLPHAQLILRKGCNPHIDSYSAFLEADRSTPTGLASYLKERGVQSVFVVGLALDFCVAWSALDARAAGFTTVVIEDACRAIDMNGSLDKAWQDMLAAGVTRIDSSELLN
- a CDS encoding D-2-hydroxyacid dehydrogenase family protein — encoded protein: MTQRSPARIAVLDDWQSVASDVVDWSVLNSIGEVTFLHEFPTDTDSMAARLQAFDVICVMRERSIFDEALLSQLPHLKLLVTGGMRNAAIDVKAAGKLGIQVCGTDSYKHAAPELTWALIMGITRNLVDEANSLRSGQWQIGLGSDLHGKTLGILGLGSIGKWIARYGQAFGMQVIAWSENLTAEAAAESGVTYVSKQQLFEQSDVLSVHLVLSDRSRGLVDAQALSWMKPGAYLINTARGPIVDEAALIETLQQRRIAGAALDVFAIEPLPAEHPFRTLDNVLATPHIGYVTENNYRTFFSQMIEDIQAWDAGEPIRVFA
- a CDS encoding DUF1345 domain-containing protein — encoded protein: MSHIAHTHPRLSIAAGLGLISGFASAILTPDISLTTKCLIAWNVGVWIYLGLIMLRTFRTNAEDVERISLIEDENASQVLFTVCIAALASLAAITLELAGSKEMTADARAMHYAFTGLTIVGSWLVTGVIFSLHYARLFYTWKGKEPALRFADGELHPDYWDFLYFSFTLSVAVQTSDVGVATHGLRKTVLSQCLIGFVFNTAILGFSINIAAGLFG
- the gudD gene encoding glucarate dehydratase; this encodes MNTLNNQTVNKAPVITSMQVIPVAGHDGMLLNLSGAHGPFFTRNIVILKDNAGHTGVGEVPGGERIRQTLEDARQLVVGSTIGNYQKILNSVRQAFAERDAGGRGQQTFDLRVTIHAVTGIEAALLDLLGQYLDVPVAALLGEGQQRDEVKMLGYLFYVGDRNQTDLAYRGEPDADNDWFRLRHEKALTADAVVRLAEAAHQRYGFQDFKLKGGVLSGDDEIQAVTALAERFPEARITLDPNGAWSLKEAIRLCRDQHHVLAYAEDPCGAENGYSGREVMAEFRRATGLKTATNMIATDWREMGHAIQLQSVDIPLADPHFWTMQGSVRVAQMCNEWGLTWGSHSNNHFDISLAMFTHVAAAAPGNITAIDTHWIWQDGQRLTKAPLQIVGGCVQVPKKPGLGVELDMDQVHKAHELYKGMGLGARDDSVAMQFLIPDWKFNNKQPCLVR
- a CDS encoding FadR/GntR family transcriptional regulator, with protein sequence MQEPIRPIPKRRQHNLATDLVTDLSQRILLGKIPPGHKLPSESEIVREHGVSRTVVREAISKLQASGLVETHHGVGTFVLERSDHTGLRLKVETAASVRDIIELRIGLETQAVALAALRRTDEQLAAMRQALDDYQDLLAKEDSCVEADKRFHMLIAEATGNPYFAEIMQHLGSAIIPRSRIASSERAGANLARHGYLANLEHEALLSAIRRQDPDAARAAMWTHLSNSRERLAPLE
- a CDS encoding sugar diacid recognition domain-containing protein, with product MFALDHSLAQDIVDRAMAILPCNVNVMDYLGIIIGSGDAGRLYTRHEGAQLVLANHRVVEIDASTAQQLDGVKPGVNLPLMLDQKLVGVLGITGEPEQVRVYAELVKMTAEMLMEHRRQQADQQWRHQRSEDLLSRLLLAECPEYLVDEAQQLGLQPALPRQVVVIELAGPASDAGKVVAWLNGRYANSWCLAREPMLIHWCRAMGKDRDDALLLEQFDEQGWQVLRMATVEQSPDLPSLRHAVAAARDLLDYAREVQPQQRLLRLAAYRLPVLFWRYRHDWLAAQVAQPIARLHSHAQLLETLRSWFDYSGESQACADVLGIHRNSLRYRLEKIAELSGCDPYRTDDLLRLYLGLHMTPRAALCSNDQ